In Streptomyces chartreusis, the following proteins share a genomic window:
- the pgl gene encoding 6-phosphogluconolactonase encodes MSTPQLVVHHDKELMAQAAAARLITKIVDAQASRGSASVVLTGGRNGNGLLAALAAAPARDAVDWGRLDLWWGDERFLAEGDPDRNVTQAREALLDAVPLDPKRVHAMPASDGPFGSDVEAAAAAYAEELARAAGPENHGAVPTFDVLMLGVGPDTHVASLFPELPAVRETQRTVVGVHGAPKPPPTRVTLTLPAIRAAREVWLLAAGEDKAQAAAIALSGAGEIQAPAAGARGRSRTLWLLDSAAASQLPRSLYPPASP; translated from the coding sequence GTGAGTACTCCGCAGCTCGTCGTGCACCACGACAAGGAGCTGATGGCCCAGGCCGCGGCGGCCCGCCTGATCACGAAGATCGTGGACGCGCAGGCCTCCCGGGGCTCGGCGTCCGTGGTCCTCACGGGCGGCCGCAACGGCAACGGCCTGCTGGCCGCGCTGGCGGCGGCCCCCGCGCGGGACGCCGTCGACTGGGGCCGTCTCGACCTGTGGTGGGGCGACGAGCGCTTCCTCGCCGAGGGCGACCCCGACCGCAATGTCACGCAGGCCCGCGAGGCCCTGCTGGACGCGGTGCCGCTGGACCCGAAGCGGGTGCACGCCATGCCCGCCTCGGACGGCCCGTTCGGCTCGGACGTGGAGGCGGCGGCCGCCGCCTACGCGGAGGAACTGGCCAGGGCGGCCGGCCCGGAGAACCACGGGGCGGTCCCCACCTTCGACGTCCTGATGCTGGGCGTGGGCCCCGACACCCACGTGGCCTCCCTGTTCCCGGAGCTGCCCGCGGTACGGGAGACCCAGCGCACGGTCGTCGGAGTGCACGGCGCCCCGAAGCCCCCGCCGACCCGTGTCACCCTCACGCTTCCCGCGATCCGCGCGGCGCGTGAGGTGTGGCTGCTGGCGGCGGGCGAGGACAAGGCCCAGGCCGCGGCGATCGCCCTGTCGGGCGCGGGCGAGATCCAGGCCCCGGCGGCGGGCGCCCGCGGCCGTTCCAGGACCCTGTGGCTCCTGGACTCGGCGGCGGCTTCACAGCTGCCGAGGTCGCTGTATCCACCGGCGTCACCCTGA